The Nostoc sp. 'Lobaria pulmonaria (5183) cyanobiont' genome window below encodes:
- the alr gene encoding alanine racemase gives MLSRKQIPGVVPNQQCDTYAWFSQRAWVEIDLEALSYNVKQLVQFLSPRTQLMAVVKADAYGHGAVTVAQIAIQSGASCLGVATVPEAIQLREGGIQAPILILGATHTLEQIHAIAQWKLQPTLCSPKQALVFSDTLESMNHGSPVPVHIKLDTGMSRLGTNWQQAGEFVQLVQRLPHLNIASIYSHLATADDPDTTAMEEQHKRFEEAIAQIKAMGIQVPCLHLANSAAALTNPALHYDMVRVGLAVYGLYPAPHLQNAIDLKPVLELKARVTQVKTIAAGTAVSYGHQFIAPRELRLAVVGIGYADGVPRSLSNKMQALIRGQRVSQIGTITMDQLMLDVSAIPNIQEGEVVTLLGEQGKEQISADNWAKQLNTISWEILCGFKHRLPRIAVM, from the coding sequence ATGTTAAGTCGCAAACAAATCCCTGGTGTAGTTCCTAATCAGCAGTGCGATACCTACGCGTGGTTTTCGCAACGAGCTTGGGTTGAAATTGATTTAGAGGCCTTGTCGTACAATGTAAAGCAATTGGTGCAGTTTTTATCGCCGCGTACCCAGTTGATGGCAGTAGTAAAAGCTGATGCCTATGGACATGGAGCGGTAACAGTCGCTCAAATTGCCATCCAATCAGGAGCTAGTTGCCTGGGAGTGGCTACAGTTCCAGAAGCTATTCAATTGAGAGAAGGCGGGATTCAAGCGCCCATTTTGATTTTAGGGGCAACTCATACACTAGAGCAGATTCATGCGATCGCCCAATGGAAACTTCAGCCCACACTCTGTAGCCCTAAACAAGCTTTAGTATTTTCTGATACCTTAGAATCGATGAATCATGGTTCTCCAGTGCCCGTACACATTAAATTAGACACGGGAATGTCGAGGTTGGGAACTAATTGGCAGCAAGCTGGCGAATTTGTGCAATTAGTGCAGCGCTTACCACATCTTAACATTGCCAGTATTTATTCTCATTTGGCGACAGCAGACGATCCAGATACCACGGCAATGGAAGAACAGCATAAACGATTTGAGGAAGCGATCGCTCAAATCAAAGCAATGGGAATTCAAGTACCCTGTTTGCACTTGGCAAACTCAGCTGCTGCACTCACAAATCCAGCACTGCACTACGACATGGTACGTGTAGGTTTAGCTGTTTACGGATTATATCCAGCACCGCATTTACAAAATGCAATCGACCTCAAGCCTGTTTTGGAACTTAAGGCACGAGTTACCCAAGTCAAAACAATTGCCGCAGGAACTGCTGTTAGCTACGGCCATCAATTTATTGCCCCACGTGAACTTCGCCTCGCCGTCGTGGGAATTGGCTATGCTGACGGTGTTCCCCGCAGTCTTTCCAACAAAATGCAGGCGTTAATTCGCGGTCAGCGGGTGTCGCAAATTGGGACAATTACAATGGATCAGTTGATGCTGGATGTGAGTGCCATACCCAATATCCAAGAAGGAGAAGTAGTCACCTTATTAGGGGAACAGGGAAAAGAACAAATTTCAGCGGACAACTGGGCAAAACAATTAAACACTATTTCTTGGGAAATTCTCTGTGGATTCAAGCATCGTCTGCCTCGTATTGCAGTTATGTAA
- a CDS encoding response regulator, protein MSTTPIGSYRLFQKLHPLSLLAQLTSRRATGSLSVFTGLVSWSIYLEDGKLTYASYSDKLFERLDSHLRRFSQQIPTLNSATRVQIRLMFETKNEHQLIPNADYQAICWLVNQDYITSVQAGSLIDELAKEVMESFLCLKEGSYEFSPESSLDELPKFCHLDLRLLVEHCQKQLRNRQNIQSSIPAGGSSQVFSSTQPSQVQPQLQIKIGQKLPIPINFDISDNNKTTQLPVGKKLYTIACIDDSQTVLNSIKHFLDENAFSVVTINDPVKALMQILRSKPDLILLDVEMPSLDGYELCSLLRKHSTFKNTPIVMVTGRTGFIDRAKAKMVRSSGYLTKPFTQSELLKMVFKHLG, encoded by the coding sequence ATGAGCACAACTCCTATAGGTAGCTACAGGTTGTTCCAGAAACTACATCCGCTATCTCTGTTGGCACAATTAACTAGTCGGCGTGCTACGGGTTCCTTAAGCGTATTTACCGGGCTAGTTTCTTGGTCAATCTATCTAGAGGACGGTAAACTTACTTATGCCTCCTATTCAGATAAACTATTTGAGCGCCTTGACAGTCACTTACGGCGCTTCAGTCAGCAAATTCCTACTCTCAACAGCGCTACTCGCGTACAGATACGGCTGATGTTTGAGACGAAGAATGAACATCAATTAATACCAAATGCGGATTACCAAGCTATTTGTTGGTTAGTAAATCAGGACTATATTACGTCTGTGCAAGCAGGAAGCCTGATAGATGAATTAGCAAAAGAAGTAATGGAATCATTTCTGTGTTTAAAAGAAGGTAGCTATGAATTCAGTCCAGAAAGCTCTTTAGATGAACTACCAAAGTTCTGTCATCTGGATTTACGGTTACTTGTTGAACACTGTCAAAAGCAGTTACGAAATCGGCAAAATATTCAGTCATCAATTCCGGCTGGTGGGAGTTCTCAAGTTTTTTCTTCAACACAACCTTCTCAAGTTCAGCCACAGTTGCAAATAAAGATTGGGCAAAAATTGCCAATCCCAATCAATTTTGATATTTCTGATAATAATAAAACTACTCAGCTACCTGTTGGCAAAAAACTATATACAATTGCCTGCATTGATGATAGCCAAACAGTTTTGAATTCCATCAAGCACTTTTTGGATGAAAACGCATTTTCAGTTGTAACGATCAACGATCCAGTAAAAGCTTTAATGCAAATTCTGCGGAGTAAGCCCGATTTGATTTTGCTAGATGTTGAAATGCCAAGTTTAGATGGCTACGAGCTATGTTCCTTATTACGAAAACATTCAACTTTTAAAAATACACCAATCGTTATGGTGACTGGTAGAACGGGATTTATCGACAGGGCAAAAGCTAAAATGGTCAGATCGTCAGGATATTTGACTAAGCCTTTTACACAGTCAGAATTGCTAAAAATGGTTTTTAAGCATCTTGGTTGA
- a CDS encoding response regulator transcription factor: protein MSLTLLGTILIVEDSPSELELMSHYLKESGYNVIKASGAKEGLEKAVLEKPDAIVTDVVMPEMSGFELCRSLRRNPITAKVPIVVCSSKNQEIDRLWAMRQGADAYITKPYTREHLLRTIKSVVI, encoded by the coding sequence GTGAGCCTGACTTTGCTTGGCACAATTTTGATTGTAGAAGATTCTCCCAGCGAATTAGAATTAATGAGCCATTATCTCAAAGAAAGTGGTTACAACGTAATTAAAGCAAGTGGTGCAAAAGAGGGTTTAGAAAAAGCTGTGTTAGAAAAACCAGATGCGATCGTTACTGATGTAGTAATGCCAGAAATGAGTGGATTTGAATTGTGTCGTTCTCTAAGAAGAAATCCGATTACTGCAAAAGTGCCGATTGTGGTTTGTAGTTCCAAAAATCAAGAAATTGACCGTTTGTGGGCGATGAGACAAGGTGCAGATGCCTATATAACTAAACCTTACACCCGCGAACATCTCCTACGTACTATTAAATCAGTGGTAATTTGA
- a CDS encoding chemotaxis protein CheW codes for MTSTNITLSSKPIPNNLADGYLKFQLNQQTTAVLSMRHTQEAILVPVESITSMPNMPSCILGLMNWRSRIIWVVDLPRMLNLESLDYRLRQYNVIVIQLESLVLGLVVQEIKGTTKFIVDDIHSPIGQVASSLVPYLCGCVVQQKEILLVLDAQAIVQSSILRSD; via the coding sequence ATGACTAGTACAAACATTACTCTTTCTTCAAAACCAATCCCAAATAATTTAGCAGATGGTTATCTGAAATTTCAGCTAAATCAACAAACTACTGCTGTTTTATCAATGAGGCATACGCAAGAAGCAATTCTTGTGCCTGTTGAATCTATTACGTCAATGCCCAATATGCCATCCTGCATATTAGGATTAATGAATTGGCGGAGTCGGATAATTTGGGTAGTTGATTTACCAAGAATGCTCAATTTAGAATCCCTAGATTATCGACTGCGACAGTACAATGTAATCGTTATTCAACTGGAATCATTAGTGTTGGGCTTAGTTGTACAAGAAATAAAAGGTACAACCAAGTTCATAGTTGATGATATTCATTCTCCTATCGGACAAGTGGCATCCAGTTTAGTTCCCTATTTATGTGGGTGCGTTGTGCAACAAAAAGAAATATTACTGGTATTAGATGCACAGGCAATTGTGCAGTCTTCTATTCTCCGCAGTGATTAG
- a CDS encoding methyl-accepting chemotaxis protein, translating to MFNKTNTNQGNGAQNRASLISSQKGIGTVVKLPTKLTTETANNSSLNQGIAYFTRLGLVKKATILAIAIGTIPVLGIGAIAFGFANKSITKQITQSQQAEATGLSDKVNRFMLGRYGDIQVISSLPFLTNSQASISTQEKQAVLDRVAEAYKAYDSIAVFDRQGNLIVQSTGEPLENQKDRTYFQDALQKDTPIISKPEAAKNTGVVSIYLAAPVKETKTGQTIGMVQARMPGKSLEEVIKNYVANGQQYHLLDASGTVFLSPQKELLGKQAKGEYSNLPKLLAAKKVNSFIEVPKTHKKQELVSYVPASKLDGLPNLNWQVLLSTDTATVFEPQRQLLWTIAIGTAVTALIVGAIASRLAKLTTQPILNATAALAKLGQGKFNTRLQIEREDELGVLSANINLMAEQLQVLVKEQQQEFDVEGAKLLADITLRIRRILKTEDIYHATVKEVQRALKTDRVIIYSLNPVTLAGVVVAESVTGNWPEMLGVQIDHSYFRKHYLESDRNGQVQAVANIHQDQSLKNADGYIQLLEKFAVKGYLIVPILAQEKLLGLLIAHHCETPRVWQQPEIDLFQQIATQVGYALEQAKLLEEIEKVRNVNVTESDGILQQQLLQLLNDVEGAARGDLTVRADVTAGEIGTVADFFNSIVESLRDIVTQVKQAAIHVNSAIGSNEGAIRHLAEEALTQAAEINHTLDAVDQMTQSMKAVAESAEKAAFIANHAAHTATNSGHAMDLTVQNILSLRETVGETAKKVKRLGESSQQISRVVSLINQIAIQTNLLAINAGIEAARAGEEGQGFAVVAEEVGELAVRSAAATQEIEQIVENIQRETSEVVQAMEIGTTQVVEGTRIVEEAKQSLSQILDVSCQIDSLVQSISTATASQVETSQSVSQLMKDIAAISQRTSDSSHQVSQSLQQTVDISQQLQETVEAFKVS from the coding sequence ATGTTTAATAAAACCAATACGAATCAAGGTAATGGCGCTCAAAATCGAGCATCACTGATTTCATCCCAGAAAGGCATTGGGACTGTAGTAAAGCTACCAACTAAGCTGACTACTGAAACTGCTAATAATTCTTCTTTAAATCAGGGTATTGCCTATTTTACAAGGCTGGGATTGGTTAAGAAAGCGACTATTTTAGCGATCGCAATCGGTACAATACCAGTATTGGGCATCGGTGCGATCGCTTTTGGTTTTGCCAACAAATCTATTACTAAGCAAATTACCCAATCTCAACAAGCCGAAGCCACTGGCTTAAGTGATAAAGTTAACCGCTTTATGCTGGGACGCTATGGAGATATTCAGGTAATATCAAGCTTGCCATTTTTGACAAATTCTCAAGCTAGTATTAGTACTCAGGAAAAGCAAGCAGTCTTAGATCGGGTTGCCGAAGCCTACAAAGCTTATGACAGTATTGCTGTTTTCGATCGCCAAGGTAACTTGATTGTCCAGTCCACAGGTGAACCCCTGGAAAATCAAAAAGACCGTACCTATTTTCAAGACGCTTTACAAAAAGATACTCCTATCATCAGCAAACCGGAAGCAGCAAAAAATACTGGTGTCGTAAGTATTTATCTAGCCGCACCTGTGAAAGAGACAAAGACGGGCCAAACCATTGGTATGGTACAAGCACGTATGCCCGGAAAATCTTTAGAGGAAGTCATCAAAAATTACGTAGCCAACGGACAACAATACCATTTGCTCGATGCTTCGGGAACAGTTTTCTTAAGTCCTCAAAAGGAATTATTGGGGAAACAGGCCAAGGGAGAGTATTCTAATTTACCTAAACTGTTAGCAGCCAAAAAGGTAAATAGTTTTATAGAAGTTCCCAAAACTCACAAAAAACAAGAACTAGTCAGCTACGTACCAGCCAGTAAGTTAGATGGCTTACCAAATTTAAACTGGCAGGTACTTTTATCCACAGATACCGCAACTGTATTTGAACCACAAAGACAATTATTGTGGACTATAGCCATCGGCACAGCAGTCACAGCATTGATTGTGGGTGCGATCGCATCTCGGTTAGCTAAACTGACTACACAGCCAATTCTCAATGCAACTGCGGCATTAGCAAAGTTAGGTCAAGGTAAATTTAATACCCGTCTGCAAATCGAAAGAGAAGACGAATTAGGGGTATTGAGTGCAAATATCAACCTAATGGCTGAACAATTGCAGGTCTTAGTTAAGGAACAGCAACAAGAATTTGACGTTGAAGGGGCAAAATTACTAGCAGATATTACCCTACGGATTCGGAGAATTCTCAAAACTGAAGATATTTATCACGCAACAGTCAAAGAAGTTCAGCGAGCGTTAAAAACAGACCGGGTAATCATTTATAGTCTGAATCCAGTTACTTTGGCTGGCGTTGTCGTTGCGGAATCGGTAACTGGTAATTGGCCGGAAATGCTGGGAGTGCAAATTGATCACTCCTATTTCCGGAAACATTATCTAGAAAGCGATCGCAATGGACAGGTGCAAGCAGTTGCCAATATTCATCAAGACCAAAGTCTGAAAAACGCCGACGGTTACATCCAACTGTTGGAAAAATTTGCTGTCAAAGGTTATTTAATCGTACCAATTCTTGCCCAAGAAAAACTTTTAGGCTTGTTAATAGCTCATCATTGCGAAACTCCTCGTGTTTGGCAACAGCCGGAAATTGACTTGTTTCAACAGATAGCAACTCAAGTCGGCTATGCCTTAGAACAAGCCAAGTTATTAGAAGAGATAGAAAAAGTCAGAAATGTAAATGTAACTGAGTCAGACGGAATACTGCAACAACAACTTTTACAACTACTCAACGACGTAGAAGGTGCAGCTAGAGGCGACTTGACAGTGCGTGCAGACGTAACTGCTGGAGAAATCGGCACTGTTGCCGACTTTTTCAACTCCATTGTCGAAAGCCTCCGGGATATTGTTACCCAAGTTAAACAAGCTGCTATCCATGTAAATAGTGCCATTGGCTCTAACGAAGGAGCCATCCGCCACCTAGCAGAGGAAGCACTCACCCAAGCTGCCGAAATCAACCACACCCTTGATGCTGTTGACCAAATGACCCAATCAATGAAAGCTGTAGCCGAAAGTGCCGAAAAAGCTGCCTTCATTGCTAACCATGCTGCTCATACCGCCACCAATAGCGGACACGCGATGGATTTGACAGTACAAAATATCCTCTCTTTGCGGGAAACAGTGGGTGAAACTGCCAAGAAAGTGAAACGTTTGGGAGAGTCTTCGCAACAAATTTCTCGCGTAGTTTCCTTGATTAACCAAATCGCGATTCAAACCAACTTGCTTGCTATCAACGCCGGTATTGAAGCAGCACGTGCGGGTGAAGAAGGTCAAGGTTTTGCCGTAGTGGCTGAAGAAGTCGGCGAATTAGCAGTCAGGAGTGCCGCAGCAACCCAAGAAATTGAGCAAATTGTTGAAAATATCCAACGAGAAACCAGTGAAGTGGTGCAAGCAATGGAAATAGGCACTACCCAAGTGGTAGAAGGTACTCGAATTGTAGAGGAGGCGAAACAAAGTCTAAGTCAAATTTTGGATGTATCGTGTCAAATTGACTCCTTAGTGCAGTCGATTTCTACTGCAACTGCATCTCAGGTGGAAACATCGCAAAGTGTTAGCCAATTGATGAAAGATATCGCTGCTATATCACAACGCACCAGCGATTCTTCTCACCAAGTTTCCCAATCTCTGCAACAAACTGTGGACATTTCCCAGCAGTTGCAAGAGACTGTCGAGGCTTTCAAAGTTAGTTAA
- a CDS encoding hybrid sensor histidine kinase/response regulator — protein MLQDKELEIQMQFLEEATDYLNTLEGVLLEIDTSNRIDLDKINAALRATHSIKGGAAMMGFKSLSDLSHRLEDSFKVLKTKKNSLEIDTQLQSLLLSGVDWLRQIVELLAEGNVVEDQWLATFCYPIFDELHDRLGDPTPEDASTMLSPEDGQDVIPLLFATEVEECLQRLESILADSEQAGLHEEIAILAAELGGLGEMLQLPAFSKLCESVTQLLETASSSRIPEIAQLALQAWRRSQALVLTNQLDNLPTEIDLSSSTQFQPLLPAEVIPQLFPTDVIDTEVVSTAVWQAEITPETWTKDEAIAANFTFIDAEFADELNAVNVTEYNTIFAREDNTSESKFSEGKGEPAAVGKEREIHENSVRVPSKQLEQINDLFGELIVQRNGLNSQLERLRKLVRNLNQRVQVLDRENQELRIVSDKISTQATMSNGAQMQAGNGHQVQGTNTEFDALEMDRYNELNLRSQEVMETIVQVQEVTTDVQLSVDDTDHIARKLNKTSKQLQTKLNHIRMRPLSDLVERFPRALRDLNVEHGKNVQLKIEGGNTLIERSILEALNEPLMHLLRNAFDHGIEDSTTRRLLGKPEQGLIEITATHRSNRTIITIRDDGWGISLEKIRTRALAMGLDVSLVANASDEELLSLIFEPGFTTSEQVTALSGRGVGMDVVRNNLKLIRGDVKVDTEPGVGTTFTLSVPFTLSVARVLLVEINKILLAFPTDVISEISLLQDERVFEMAGSEVLNWQGTMLPLIRLIRYLEFNCLHYNNPELEIPAAISTNSVLVVKGNNQPVAIQIDRCWGEQEVAIRQVEGNIPLPEGFSNCTILGDGRVVPLVNVNELLYWIATNPRTSRGTQLPSARLKTPFLIFDEDKISAASIKQKGTILIVDDSINVRRFLALTLEKGGYQVEQAKDGQDALEKLHSGLRVEAVICDIEMPRLDGYGFLGKINSDVDTKNIPVAMLTSRSSNKHRQLAMQLGARAYFSKPYNEQELLQTLEEIIRNVAEKVASN, from the coding sequence ATGCTACAAGACAAAGAACTAGAAATCCAGATGCAGTTTCTGGAAGAAGCAACAGATTACTTAAATACCTTAGAAGGGGTCTTGCTAGAAATTGATACTAGTAACCGTATCGATTTGGATAAAATCAATGCTGCACTCCGGGCTACTCATTCTATTAAAGGTGGTGCAGCGATGATGGGATTTAAATCGCTAAGTGATTTATCACACCGTCTAGAAGATTCCTTTAAAGTTTTAAAAACTAAAAAAAATTCTTTAGAAATTGATACTCAGTTGCAAAGTTTATTGCTATCTGGAGTTGACTGGCTGCGTCAAATTGTAGAATTGCTTGCAGAAGGGAATGTTGTTGAAGACCAGTGGTTAGCAACTTTTTGTTACCCAATTTTTGATGAGTTGCACGATCGCTTGGGCGACCCCACCCCTGAGGATGCCTCAACCATGCTATCCCCAGAGGATGGACAAGACGTTATCCCTTTGCTATTTGCCACAGAAGTAGAAGAGTGTTTGCAGCGTCTAGAATCTATATTGGCAGATAGCGAACAAGCTGGATTGCATGAAGAAATTGCGATTCTGGCAGCTGAATTAGGTGGTTTAGGGGAAATGCTCCAGCTACCAGCTTTTAGCAAACTTTGTGAGTCAGTAACGCAGCTATTGGAAACTGCTAGTAGCTCTCGCATTCCCGAAATTGCCCAGTTAGCATTGCAAGCATGGCGGCGATCGCAAGCTTTGGTGCTGACGAATCAGTTAGATAACTTGCCTACAGAAATTGACTTGAGTAGTTCTACGCAATTTCAGCCACTATTACCCGCAGAAGTGATACCACAGCTTTTCCCCACAGATGTCATTGACACAGAAGTAGTGTCAACAGCTGTTTGGCAAGCAGAGATCACTCCAGAAACTTGGACTAAAGATGAAGCAATCGCAGCTAATTTTACATTTATAGATGCAGAATTTGCCGATGAGCTAAATGCTGTCAATGTCACCGAGTACAATACAATATTTGCTAGAGAAGATAATACTTCAGAGTCCAAATTTAGCGAAGGCAAAGGAGAGCCAGCTGCCGTTGGTAAAGAACGAGAAATTCATGAAAATAGCGTCCGAGTTCCTAGCAAACAACTAGAGCAAATTAATGATTTATTTGGCGAACTGATTGTTCAGCGCAATGGGTTAAACTCACAACTAGAAAGATTACGCAAACTCGTTCGTAACCTCAACCAGCGAGTCCAAGTTCTCGACCGCGAAAACCAGGAATTACGTATAGTCTCCGACAAAATTTCCACTCAAGCTACTATGTCGAATGGGGCACAGATGCAAGCTGGGAATGGCCACCAAGTACAAGGTACAAACACAGAATTTGATGCCTTAGAAATGGATCGCTATAACGAATTAAACCTGCGATCGCAGGAAGTTATGGAAACCATTGTTCAGGTACAGGAAGTTACAACAGATGTGCAACTCAGTGTAGATGATACAGACCATATTGCTCGGAAATTAAACAAAACATCGAAACAATTACAGACAAAGCTAAATCACATCCGAATGCGACCGCTATCCGATTTAGTGGAACGTTTTCCGAGAGCTTTACGCGATTTAAATGTCGAGCATGGGAAAAATGTTCAGTTAAAAATTGAAGGTGGCAACACTTTAATTGAACGCAGCATTTTAGAAGCTTTGAACGAACCTTTAATGCACCTATTAAGGAATGCTTTCGATCATGGGATTGAAGACTCTACTACGCGTCGCCTTTTGGGTAAACCAGAACAAGGATTGATTGAAATTACAGCTACTCACCGCAGTAACCGCACCATCATTACTATCCGTGATGATGGTTGGGGCATTTCTCTGGAGAAAATTCGCACCCGCGCTCTAGCTATGGGATTGGATGTTTCTTTAGTCGCTAATGCTAGTGATGAAGAACTATTATCACTAATTTTTGAACCAGGTTTTACCACCTCCGAGCAAGTCACAGCATTATCTGGTCGCGGTGTCGGTATGGATGTGGTTCGCAACAACCTCAAATTGATTCGAGGAGATGTGAAAGTTGATACAGAACCAGGAGTTGGTACTACCTTCACCCTCTCAGTACCCTTTACACTTTCCGTTGCCCGAGTTCTGCTGGTAGAAATCAACAAAATTCTATTAGCATTTCCTACAGATGTCATTTCAGAAATATCTTTACTGCAAGACGAGCGAGTTTTCGAGATGGCTGGTAGCGAAGTTTTAAATTGGCAAGGAACCATGCTGCCACTGATTCGCTTAATTCGTTATTTAGAGTTTAATTGCCTACACTACAATAACCCAGAGTTGGAAATTCCGGCAGCCATTAGTACTAACAGTGTGTTAGTAGTCAAAGGTAATAATCAGCCAGTTGCAATCCAAATAGATCGTTGCTGGGGCGAACAAGAAGTTGCGATTCGCCAAGTTGAAGGGAATATACCTTTACCTGAAGGCTTCAGCAACTGCACAATTCTCGGTGATGGTCGAGTTGTGCCACTAGTTAATGTGAATGAGTTGCTGTATTGGATTGCTACCAATCCGCGGACTTCCAGAGGCACTCAATTACCATCAGCAAGGTTAAAAACACCGTTCTTAATATTTGATGAAGACAAAATATCAGCAGCATCTATTAAGCAGAAAGGTACAATTTTAATCGTAGATGATTCAATTAATGTCCGCCGCTTTTTAGCCCTGACCCTTGAAAAAGGAGGGTATCAGGTAGAGCAAGCTAAAGATGGTCAAGATGCCTTAGAAAAACTCCATAGTGGATTGAGAGTTGAGGCGGTAATTTGCGATATTGAAATGCCTCGCCTTGATGGTTATGGCTTTTTAGGTAAGATAAATTCAGATGTTGATACAAAAAATATTCCTGTGGCGATGCTGACTTCTCGTAGCAGCAATAAACATCGGCAACTAGCTATGCAATTGGGGGCACGGGCTTACTTTTCTAAACCTTATAACGAGCAAGAATTACTCCAAACGCTGGAGGAGATAATTCGTAATGTGGCAGAAAAGGTAGCTTCTAATTAA
- a CDS encoding dihydrolipoyl dehydrogenase family protein, protein METADVIVIGSGQGGIPLAADFANEGRKVVLFERDALGGSCINYGCTPSKAFLAAAHAAGRARQGKKLGIHTEVKIDFPAVMERVRGIRSSFNQGIRKRLETAGVKVICAEASFVGERTVKGGDVTLQAPLVIINTGTSSLIPDIPGLAGTPYLTNRNFFDLNTLPARLLVIGGGYIGLELGQGLARLGSQTNLIVRGDRVLDREEADVSKVLAEALKQDGIKLHFGVNVNHVAHESNVFRLTLSSGEQLQGEALLVVIGRKPNTSRLNAAASKIELDDRGFIKIDEQFHTTCSGVYAIGDAAKQPAFTHVSWEDYRRLKAILCGENRTRSDRVLGYAIYTEPQVGRVGMTLEQAQKQGINARAVTLPMSQIARAIEWGHDLGFYRMVIDSDTDKILGATLVGYETAELVHVFLSLIEAGATWQLLERSVHIHPSYGEALPSLARLLLGDNMPGCPNM, encoded by the coding sequence ATGGAAACAGCAGATGTCATTGTAATCGGCAGTGGTCAAGGAGGCATTCCACTGGCGGCTGATTTTGCCAATGAGGGGCGTAAGGTTGTCTTGTTTGAGCGGGATGCTTTAGGCGGCAGTTGCATCAACTATGGCTGCACTCCGTCTAAAGCGTTCTTAGCTGCGGCTCATGCAGCAGGGCGGGCGCGCCAGGGCAAGAAGTTAGGCATCCACACGGAGGTGAAAATAGATTTTCCCGCTGTTATGGAGCGAGTTCGGGGAATCCGCAGCAGCTTTAATCAGGGGATTCGCAAGCGATTGGAGACTGCGGGTGTCAAAGTCATTTGTGCCGAAGCTTCTTTTGTGGGTGAACGGACGGTCAAAGGTGGGGATGTTACCCTTCAGGCTCCTCTGGTAATCATTAACACAGGCACGTCATCGCTGATTCCTGATATTCCCGGACTTGCAGGAACTCCCTACCTGACCAACCGCAACTTCTTTGACTTGAACACCTTACCAGCCCGTTTATTGGTGATTGGAGGCGGCTATATTGGCTTGGAATTGGGACAAGGACTAGCGCGTTTGGGCAGTCAGACCAACTTAATTGTGCGGGGCGATCGCGTCCTCGATCGGGAAGAGGCTGATGTCAGCAAGGTCTTAGCAGAAGCATTAAAACAGGATGGGATTAAGCTCCACTTTGGAGTCAATGTGAATCACGTCGCCCACGAGAGTAACGTATTTAGGCTGACCCTGAGCAGTGGCGAACAACTCCAAGGAGAAGCGTTGCTGGTTGTGATTGGACGGAAACCTAATACAAGTCGATTAAATGCAGCCGCCAGCAAAATTGAGCTAGACGATCGAGGGTTTATCAAAATTGATGAGCAGTTCCATACTACCTGTTCTGGAGTCTATGCGATCGGGGATGCTGCCAAACAGCCTGCCTTTACGCACGTCTCGTGGGAGGACTATCGCCGCTTAAAAGCAATTTTGTGTGGAGAAAACCGGACACGGAGCGATCGCGTCCTTGGCTATGCGATCTACACAGAACCCCAAGTGGGGCGAGTGGGTATGACGTTAGAACAGGCTCAGAAACAAGGCATCAACGCGCGTGCTGTCACATTACCCATGAGCCAAATTGCGCGTGCGATCGAGTGGGGGCATGACCTCGGATTTTATCGCATGGTGATCGACAGCGACACAGACAAAATCCTGGGAGCAACCCTGGTGGGGTACGAAACTGCTGAACTGGTGCATGTATTTTTATCCCTGATCGAAGCAGGAGCAACTTGGCAGTTGTTAGAGCGATCGGTTCACATCCATCCCAGCTATGGTGAAGCTTTACCCAGTCTGGCACGATTGCTGCTTGGAGATAACATGCCAGGGTGTCCGAATATGTGA